The Rosa rugosa chromosome 3, drRosRugo1.1, whole genome shotgun sequence sequence GAGGACGACTCTCAGTCCGCTATGCGGCTCATCCAATGGTTGTCCCTCCACCTGACGCCGGTCAGAATTTCACCGGACAATGACTACCGCATCCAATGGCTATCCAGCCCTGTGGTGCCGCATGGCCGTCTCGACTGCGTCGACTCGGGCGCCGACCTCTGTGGCCTTCTTCCTTATCGAGGCCGCCTTCTTCCTAGCAGGGGCGACTCAGATTCAAATGTTAATTGGATTAATGGGCCGCCGGAGCTgccatggcagagagagagagagagaaactggaggtggagatcggggagagagaaaggagagtgTGGAGAGAGAGGAAATAGTGGCATTTATACAGTTTCTTAATTATAcgaagggcaaaattgtcaatagatgttagattgggtaaatgaggttaaaaaactcttagtagaGTAAGTGAacaatttttaggctaaaattgggtaagtggtcacggccctaATAAAAATCTTAAGAGACATTTATGGGTAATTATGTTGTTGCAAGGAAAAAAGGTAAAGATAAATGTTAATTAGAttatcaaaaaagaaagaacaaacaATACCAACGTTGGTTGGTTCAGTTGGTATGGTCGTGTTTGTGGTTGAACCCCAATCTAAGTTCAATCCCGCTGCCGGCAATCCTGCTTTGGGTTACGCGATTTGTAAATCTCATGTGAAAACCATACCTAACAGATGCATGTCACACATCAGTCCTTCGAGGTTGAGTTAAAAAGAACAAACAATGAAAATGAGgggtgctccccaacctaggttcgaaccccgaaacTGTAAAAGTGgtcagacactgtgctgcaatgcacagttggagcatttcacatgcgccgaaggggtttatcttgggcttaggaagcctttgggttccccttgacaaagtaaaaaaaaaaaaaaatagctgggactagccgagagagaagaaaaagaccaTTTAATCCAGCAACATATCTGGGCGGGAAAATTATAGCCTCTTCCCGCTAAATCTAAAACTTTAGAAGGAATAGAGGCAAACAGTTTGTGCTGCTCACACTCTCTGAACCCtaactccctctctctctctctctctctctctaacaatGGCTTCCGACTCTTCTGCACCCAATTTCAACAACGGTAagttccctctctctctctatttctctcaaATTGCTTGTTTCGGTGCATTTCCCTAAATCCCAATTTGGTTTCTTTCTGATTCCCAATTTCAACACAGGGCCTTCCTCTCCCGATGACTCCTTCTCCAGCCCAATCGgcaacaccttctcttctccgGCCGACGCCGCCGCCGCTCGCCAGAGAACCCGCCGCCGATCCACCACACCCACCGCATTCGCAACCCCTCCCGCCTCCCGCTCCCGCTTCGCCGCCTCCGAAACAACCCCAACCCCATCGTCTCGCACGCGCCGCCCCAACGGCACCACACGCACCCCCTCCTCAACCGATGATGGCCCCCCCTCTTCGGAAGGCGGCGACAGCTACGGCATGGACGAGGACCGCCCCACCTTCGTCTGGGGCACCAATATCAGCGTCAATGATGTTAAGCTCGCCATTATTAGGTTTTTGAAGAATTTTCGGGACCAATCGCAGAACTCCGAGAGCGATTATCTTACTGAAGGCAAGTACATTGAGGCCATCAAGAGAATTCTGGAAATGGAAGGCGATTCGCTAGATGTGGATGCCCGCAATGTGTTTGATTATGATTCCGATTTGTATGCCAAGATGGTCAGGTACCCACTTGAGGTTCTTGCTATTTTCGACATTgttttgatggaaatgttgCCTGTCATAAACCCCTTGTTCGAGAAGCACATTCAGACTCGCATTTTCAATCTCAAAACATCAACATCCATGAGAAATCTGAACCCATCTGGTTAGTTTTCTTCACCCTTCTTGTTTTTCAATTCAATTTTCGtcttttggttttgggttttttggTTTGTTGTTGATCATGTGTGATGTGGATATGGAGAAATGGACTGATTTGAGTATATCTGTTTGTAGATATTGAGAGGATGGTTTCAATAAAGGGGATGATTATTCGGTCTAGTTCAATAATACCAGAGATAAGGGAAGCAATATTTAGATGCCTCGTGTGTGGTTACTACTCTGACCCTCTTCCTGTAGAAAAAGGTTAACACTACAGAAGCTTGTGTTTGTTAGCTTAATTTTCTGTATGTAATTATCTATAGTTTGCTGAATGTTGAGTGCTGTCAGGGAAAATAAATGAACCTACAAGATGCATGAAGGAAGAGTGTCAAGCCAAGAATTCTATGACACTTGTTCACAACCGTTGCAGGTAATTCATGGCATTATGTTGGAGTTTTTGTCTTGAGGTCATGCCGTTAACATACAAGTGCGCTTGTTATGCTGTTTTAATTGTTAGATTATCACTCTATGGCCAGAAATGGTACATTTTATCCCATTTTCCTTTCTTACGAACTTGCTCTATATTTGTTTCTTACTGACATCTTGAACTTGTAGTGGGTATTCTTCGTAAATATCTTTTGAGTTCTCTGTATGATTGTTGTTTGCTAGAAGCTGTCAGCACATAagagaaattaattaattttttgttcttaTCTTTCTTAAAGTTATATTACATTGGTTTGTCGTCTGTAACCTTTTTTTATTTCTGGGGGCATTCTGAAACATATGCGGTTTTTAGTTTTAGTGGATCACAAGTCCTGTATAAATCTAAACGTTTAAATACTATGAAAGATGGGTACCAAATTTAATAAGATTGCAAGTGGCAGTAATTGCTTTTCTTTGCTAAAGTTTAAAACCATTTTCTTACTTGGAATTGTGACTAAAATGGGGGCAATGTTAATCTACTGCCTTTGTTCTAAACTGGTTTGGATGAAGTATGTTCAGGAAAACACCTAAAAGGAGAGAGATCAAAGAGCAAAACTTTTATCAGATGAAGTTATTTGGCTAATAATTGATTTCAAAATGAGACTTTTGTAGTTTTGAGAACTGAGTTTTGTAATGAGACTATTTAATGGGTCCTACTTTGTGAATCAGGTTTACTGATAAACAGATTGTGAGGCTCCAGGAGACGCCTGATGAGATCCCTGAAGGAGGGACACCGCATACTGTGAGTTTGTTGATGCATGACAAACTGGTTGATGCGGGAAAACCAGGTGACAGAGTTGAGGTAAGGCCATATGCCATATGGAAAAGTGTTGTCGGTCCTAAGaaagataaatatatattttgtttatctGATCAATTTGTTTGTTTCCAATAGGTTACTGGGATATATCGGGCTATGAGCGTAAGAGTTGGACCTACACAGAGAACTGTAAAATCATTATTCAAGGCATGCTTCTATCTTTTCCTCCATTGAAGGTCAAGCTTTTTGTCATTGAGGTGGCTGCCTATAATGCATACAATgatctttttcttttgattgcAGACTTATATTGATTGTCTGCATATAAAAAAGTCTGACAAGTCAAGAATGCTGGCGGAGGAGCAGACGGAAGTTGAGAATTCCTTGGGTGGAAATTCAGATGAGATTCTTTTTGATGAAAAGAAGGTAGATCAATATACTGTCTTTTCACTTGTACTTGCATCAGGCATTGTTAGTACGGTCTCCACTTATCATATCCCATTGTTTCAATTGCAGGTGGAACAATTGAAAGAGCTGGCAAAACAGCCTGATATATATGATCGCCTAACCAGATCTTTGGCACCAAACATCTGGGAGTTAGATGATGTCAAAAAAGGCCTTCTTTGCCAGGTACATTATATGTTACTCATACTGATTCCTTCAGTACTTTGTTTGAATAAGCACAGGAATTAGTTTGTTTTCATTAATTTCTGAATCGATGCTTATTGTTCTTTGTCTTAAATGCAGCTTTTTGGTGGGAATGCTTTGAAGTTGCCATCTGGTGCTAGGTTCCGTGGGGATATTAATATTCTTCTTGTTGGTGATCCTGGAACCAGCAAGTCCCAGCTGCTCCAGTACATACACAAGCTTGCTCCCCGTGGCATATACACTAGTGGAAGAGGGAGTTCTGCTGTTGGTTTGACTGCTTATGTTGCAAAAGATCCTGAAACAGGGGAAACTGTatgattcttcttttttctttttaaatggTTTATTCTTACACATTTCATAAAAACATATGAAGTTGAGCGGAAACAATATACGACTTCTCAGGTTTTAGAGAGTGGAGCCTTAGTTTTGAGTGATCGAGGCATTTGTTGCATTGATGAATTTGACAAAATGTCTGACAGTGCAAGGAGCATGTTACACGAGGTTGgttattttgttatttattaTAAATATATGGCAGACATGTGCATTTCTTTTACAAGCTATaacattttatctttttataatTGCTTAACTTTGTCTTCTACCTTTTGTTCATGATATATGAAGACCGAAATTCTGTATTCTACAGTTTAATGGCATAATTGCTTTTCTTTAACGATTAATATGTCAGGCATATAATACGCTCCACTAGATACTATGCTAAGTTGTATTATCTATAAACCAAGACGTTTGAGAAACTGCATTCTAGTATTCCCTGGCTTGCAATTGATGGCTCTGTTTCTAATTATGTTTATATTTACAGGTGATGGAGCAGCAAACTGTGTCAATAGCAAAGGCGGGAATCATTGCTTCCCTTAATGCTAGGACATCAGTCCTGGCTTGTGCAAATCCAAGTGGATCTCGCTATAATCCTCGCTTGTCAGTAATTGACAACATACACCTTCCTCCTACCTTATTATCCAGGTAAGAAATACTTGACCCATCCCAATAGAAGAATGATTTATTTGAGCCAGTA is a genomic window containing:
- the LOC133738656 gene encoding DNA replication licensing factor MCM4, with protein sequence MASDSSAPNFNNGPSSPDDSFSSPIGNTFSSPADAAAARQRTRRRSTTPTAFATPPASRSRFAASETTPTPSSRTRRPNGTTRTPSSTDDGPPSSEGGDSYGMDEDRPTFVWGTNISVNDVKLAIIRFLKNFRDQSQNSESDYLTEGKYIEAIKRILEMEGDSLDVDARNVFDYDSDLYAKMVRYPLEVLAIFDIVLMEMLPVINPLFEKHIQTRIFNLKTSTSMRNLNPSDIERMVSIKGMIIRSSSIIPEIREAIFRCLVCGYYSDPLPVEKGKINEPTRCMKEECQAKNSMTLVHNRCRFTDKQIVRLQETPDEIPEGGTPHTVSLLMHDKLVDAGKPGDRVEVTGIYRAMSVRVGPTQRTVKSLFKTYIDCLHIKKSDKSRMLAEEQTEVENSLGGNSDEILFDEKKVEQLKELAKQPDIYDRLTRSLAPNIWELDDVKKGLLCQLFGGNALKLPSGARFRGDINILLVGDPGTSKSQLLQYIHKLAPRGIYTSGRGSSAVGLTAYVAKDPETGETVLESGALVLSDRGICCIDEFDKMSDSARSMLHEVMEQQTVSIAKAGIIASLNARTSVLACANPSGSRYNPRLSVIDNIHLPPTLLSRFDLIYLILDKADEQTDRRLAKHIVALHFENPETVQQDVLDLATLTAYVGYARKHIHPQLSDEAAEELTRGYVELRRRGNFPGSSKKVITATPRQIESLIRLSEALARIRFSESVEKHDVMEAFRLLEVAMQQSATDHSTGTIDMDLINTGISASERMRRENLVSSARNLIMEKMQLGGPSMRLLELLEELKKQSSGSEIHLNDLRNAIATLASEGFVAVHGDSVKRV